The following coding sequences are from one Persephonella hydrogeniphila window:
- the sat gene encoding sulfate adenylyltransferase: MLEPHGGKLIKRIATEEEKKLFLSLNLKKIYIEKDEALDAEKICIGSFSPLEGFMDSETLLSVCRKMELPDGNVWSIPVILQVEDISGLKTGEKALLIDKTDNKPIAVIDITDIYKLNKKEIANTVFGTLDTNHPGVRRLFSKGDYAVGGSITLLNRPSFPNKEYELDPEETREIFKERGWKTVVAFQTRNAPHRAHEYLHRLGMEIGDGLFIHPIIGLKKEGDFDSKIILEAYQILINNYYPHRKVLLAGLSTSMRYAGPREAVFHAIVRKNYGCTHFLVGRDHAGVGDYYDPFAAHRIFEEIPDIGIKIIKFSNVYHCKRCGGIVSENTCSHPDDVITKISMTKIRKALSEGKRPPPEMLREEVADFLIKNFYLVTEDYR, encoded by the coding sequence GAGGAAGAAAAAAAACTTTTTCTGTCTTTGAACCTCAAAAAGATATACATTGAGAAAGATGAAGCCTTAGATGCTGAAAAGATATGTATAGGGAGTTTTTCACCTCTTGAAGGATTTATGGACAGCGAAACACTTCTCTCTGTATGTAGGAAAATGGAGCTTCCTGATGGGAATGTATGGTCTATACCGGTCATCCTACAGGTTGAGGATATCTCTGGACTGAAAACTGGAGAGAAAGCTCTGCTTATTGACAAAACAGATAACAAGCCGATAGCCGTCATAGATATAACAGATATATACAAGCTTAATAAAAAAGAGATTGCAAATACAGTATTTGGAACATTAGACACAAACCATCCCGGAGTAAGAAGACTGTTCTCTAAGGGAGATTACGCTGTAGGGGGTAGTATAACCCTTTTAAACAGACCATCCTTCCCCAATAAAGAGTACGAGTTAGATCCAGAAGAAACGAGGGAGATTTTTAAAGAAAGGGGCTGGAAAACAGTTGTTGCATTCCAGACAAGAAATGCGCCCCACAGGGCACACGAATACCTCCACAGACTCGGTATGGAAATAGGAGATGGTCTTTTTATACATCCGATTATAGGTCTGAAAAAAGAAGGGGACTTTGACAGCAAAATAATCCTTGAAGCTTATCAGATACTGATTAACAACTACTATCCCCACAGAAAGGTTCTACTGGCAGGGTTGTCTACATCTATGAGATATGCAGGACCGAGAGAAGCGGTCTTTCATGCCATAGTAAGAAAAAATTACGGATGTACACATTTCCTTGTAGGAAGAGATCATGCAGGGGTAGGAGATTATTACGATCCTTTTGCAGCCCACAGAATATTTGAAGAAATACCTGATATAGGAATAAAAATCATAAAATTTAGCAATGTGTACCACTGTAAGAGATGCGGCGGGATAGTATCGGAAAACACCTGTTCTCATCCTGATGACGTAATAACAAAAATAAGTATGACCAAAATAAGAAAAGCTTTATCGGAGGGGAAAAGACCACCTCCTGAGATGCTCAGGGAGGAAGTGGCAGATTTTCTTATCAAAAACTTTTATCTTGTGACGGAGGATTACAGATGA